CGGCTGATCGGTTTCGGACTCGGTCCCCTCGTTGGCGGAGCCCTGCACGACACGCTGGGCTTCAATGCCGTCTTCTATACCGCCGCCGGCTTCATTGCCATTGCGACCCTTCTGGTACAGCTCTGGATCAAGGATGGACCCAGCCGCGGCACCACGGAGGTGCGCCGGACCTTTCGCGTGTTCGATCGCACGCTACTGTCCCCCGGTATTCTGGGGGCAGCGTTGGCGGTATTCGCCATGGCCAGCGCCTTTTCGGTGATGACCCCCCTGGAACAGGAGTTCAATGAGCGCCTCGAGCAGGGGGCCTTCGCGTTTGGCGCCGCATTCAGTGTGCTGATCCTGACCCGGCTGTTGCTGCAGGTGCCTTTCGGTCGACTCTCGGACCGCTTCGGCCGGAAAACGGTGATTATATCCGGACTGATGATCATGGCGCCGGCCACCGCCCTGATTGGCGAGGTCCAGACCACGACCCAGCTACTCGGGTTGCGGGCCATTCAGGGAATCGGGTCGGCCGGCATTGCCGCACCGGCATTCGCCCTCGCAGCAGACGTGAGTACCGACGGAAATACCGGCCGGCAAATGGCTCTGGCCACAATGGGGTTTGGGTTGGGAATCGCCACCGGGCCGATGCTGGCCGGCGTCCTGGCCATTATCTCCTTTCGGCTGCCGTTCCTGGTGGCCGCTGCCCTGCTGCTGGGGGCCGCATGGACTCTCTACCGGTATGTCCCGGAGACACTGGAATCCGGGACGGGCGACCGCTTGCCCTAACACCCGATTTGCTATGGTTCAGGCCGATTCCTGCACGTCGAAGAAATCCACCCTCCCGCTATCGAGACAGTATTCGGCACCAACCACCACGAGCGTGCCCTCGCCGATCAGTTGCTCCAGAAGTTCGGAGCCGTGGCGCAGGTGATTGGCAGAGGCTCGCACATTGGCGCGGACCGCTTCCTCCATCAGCCCCTCACGGTCGTATCGCAGATCGGTTTCCACCAGTCCCGCTATCGATGGACTGATGCGATTGACGATGGAGCGGATATTGCGTGAGGGGCTGGAGCCCCGGCCGATCAGTTGGTCAATGGTCGCGCCAATGGCGCCGCAGTACGAGTGGCCGAGGACCACCACCAGCGGTGTACCGAACTGGGCGGCGGCGAATTCCACACTACCCACCTGCGAAGGTGCAACGATATTGCCGGCCACACGGATGACGAAAAGTTCGCCCAGACCCTGGTCGAAGATGATCTCGGCGGGCACCCGGGAATCGGAGCAGCCGAGGATCACGGCAATCGGTTTCTGCTCGGCAACGAATTCGGCCCGACGACCGTGGCTGGTCAGTGCCTCTAGACTCATGACGTTGGAGACATAACGCCCGTTGCCGGCTTTGAGACGTTCGAGCGCTTCGAGTGCGGAGATCATATCGTATTTCACCCTGGCCAAGGAGAAGGTGCCGGAAAATTGTCCCGGCCTGTCCATCCCCGAGTTAGGGGCGGGCATTCGCCTGCGGGACAGGCCGGCAGGTAAAAGAGTACCCGATGCGATTGCCTATGGCGAAAAGGGTCATTTGCAACCGATGAAGCGCACGCTGGTGCTGCGTTCCGTGAGGACCCGCTGCATCACATCCAGCGTATGCCCGATCGCCTCATCGTCGGTATGATGGGACAGGGAGAGCCGAAGCGAGCAGTGAGCCGCCTCATCCGAGAGGCCCATGGCCTTGAGTACGTGCGTCGGTTCCGGGGAGCCGGACTTGCATGCGGAGCCGGAGGAGCAGGCGATACCGTGCTGGTCGAGCGCAATCACCAGCGATTCGCCCCGCAGCCCGGGCAGCGTCAGGTTGAGGGTGTTCGGCAGACGCATCGCGGCCGATCCATTACGGGTGGCACCGGGCACCAGCCGCATCAGTCCCGCCTCCAACCGGTCACGCCGCTCCTGCATCACCCCGCACTGCCCGAGCCACTCGCCAGCCAATACCGCCGCCCGGCCGAGGCCGGCGATCCCGGCCACATTCTCGGTCCCGGCCCGCAGTCCGCCCTCCTGGCCACCGCCATGGACCAGCGCCTCCAGCTCCAGACCCTTGCGCACGTAGAGGGCACCCACGCCTTTGGGTCCATGAAACTTGTGGGCGGAGAGACTCAGCAGATCGACACCCAGAGCCTCCACATCGACCGGACTCTTGCCGACCGCCTGCACCGCGTCGGTGTGAAACGGGACGCCGTGCTCACGGGCCATGGCCGCCAGCTCGGCAATTGGCTGAATCGTGCCGACCTCATTGTTGGCGAGCATGATCGAGACCAGCGCGGTCTCGCCGGTGATCGCCCGGCGCAGCACCTCCGGCCGTACCCGACCCTCGTTATCCACCGGCAGATAGCTCACGCGCCAGCCCATCCGCTCCAGAAAATGGCAGGTCTTGAGCACCGCCGGGTGCTCGACCCGCGAGGTGATCAGGTGGGCGCCCGTGGCGGCGCTGAAGGCGATCCCCTTGATGGCGAGGTTGTTGGCCTCGGAGCCGCCGCCGGTAAAGACCAGTCGCCGCGGCCGTGCACCGATGAGGGCTGCCAATTCCCGGCGGGCACTTTCCACCGCCTCATGGGCCATGCGTCCGTCGCGGTGAAGGCTGGATGGATTGCCCCACTGGACCCCCAGCCAGGGAAGCATCGCCTCCCGCACAGCCGGAGCAACGGCGGTGGTGGCATTGTTGTCCAGATAGACCCGCTCCCGTCCGGGCGGGGTCTGCCGGTGCCGGCCGCCCGCCACCCTTCTGCGCGGCCGGGGACGCGGCGTGCCCGGTTCCAGCCGACGTATCCGGCACAGTAGCGCCTTGTAGACCGGGAAGCCGGAGATGGGGTCGTAATTGTCGATGTCGGTCAACTCGTTGACGTTCCATGCCTGCCAGGCCGGCGGTCCGACCGGGGTGCCGCCGCCCATGTTGCATTCGACTGTGCCGGGCATGATGTTCTCACCCACCCGGGCGCGAAACGGCACGGCCCCGCGCGGGGTCGCCACCTCGACCAGATCCCCGTCACCGATACCGTGCCGGCCGGCATCCTGCGAATGCAGCTCCACCACCGGTTCCGGCTGCGCCTTCACAAGGCCAGGAATACCGTGATGCTGGGAGCGGAAGTCGGTGTCGGGGCGGGCGCCGGAGTTGAACACCAGGGGAAATGCCTCCAGGAGCTCCGGGCTGCCCAGCGGTCCCTCGCGCACCTCGGTGTACCTGGGCAGCGGCTCATAGCCAAAGTCCTCGAGCAGGGTGGAGGCGATCTCGAAACGGCCCGTCGGCGTATCGAACCCTGGCTGTCCATCTGCACGCAACACTCCCTTTTCCCACTTACGGTACTCCATCATGGGCGTCTCCCGGCGCACCCAGCCACCCGCCTCCCGCACCTGCTCCAGCGTGAAGCCGGACCCCTCCAGCACGAAGCGCTGCACCTCTTCGCCCTCCTGC
This Thiohalomonas denitrificans DNA region includes the following protein-coding sequences:
- a CDS encoding MFS transporter encodes the protein MDPEQRPPHRHHPGFDIGANRTVFALAMARLGDALGNSMLFVVIPLYVASLPAPWLPFPDALQAGILISIYGLITTAVQPLAGAWVDWSDRRKPFILGGLLLAGAAIASFVFARQFGELLFLRVFQGIGLALTIPAGMALLAANTEKSTRGGSMGIYTTARLIGFGLGPLVGGALHDTLGFNAVFYTAAGFIAIATLLVQLWIKDGPSRGTTEVRRTFRVFDRTLLSPGILGAALAVFAMASAFSVMTPLEQEFNERLEQGAFAFGAAFSVLILTRLLLQVPFGRLSDRFGRKTVIISGLMIMAPATALIGEVQTTTQLLGLRAIQGIGSAGIAAPAFALAADVSTDGNTGRQMALATMGFGLGIATGPMLAGVLAIISFRLPFLVAAALLLGAAWTLYRYVPETLESGTGDRLP
- a CDS encoding carbonic anhydrase encodes the protein MISALEALERLKAGNGRYVSNVMSLEALTSHGRRAEFVAEQKPIAVILGCSDSRVPAEIIFDQGLGELFVIRVAGNIVAPSQVGSVEFAAAQFGTPLVVVLGHSYCGAIGATIDQLIGRGSSPSRNIRSIVNRISPSIAGLVETDLRYDREGLMEEAVRANVRASANHLRHGSELLEQLIGEGTLVVVGAEYCLDSGRVDFFDVQESA
- a CDS encoding aminotransferase class V-fold PLP-dependent enzyme, coding for MSWKKSICGICPSGCWIEARTEGGQLMEVRADPDHPLGAMCRRGRHAPEIVHSEHRLRTPLRRTGAKGEFAFEPISWEEAYELIAERLQTLKEESGPEAVGVYTGRGAFELSLCDLYQPKGVAISSASSVLFPFGSPNTFGVGALCYVAFAMIAPHTTLGRYYHNLFSDIEHAGAVLVWGANPATDSPPRDLQRLEAAAARGARIVVIDPRRTETAERTGAEWVPIRPGTDGALALGLIQVLLEEDRYDEPFAEQWCHGFDDLARYVQHFHPEVVAVITGVPAEKVRELARLVAESNGCCPVMYTGLEYSNTGVQAVRAVLTLFALAGQLDVPGGIGLTMAGGQFPINRSCNQPNPDTSRAIARDRLPLYTHYREESHPLGLVDAVLKGEPYPLRGLIVQGASLLTSWPQTPIWRETLAGLDFLVCIDRQRTADMDYADVVLPATTMFEIDSYMTYGPVFRLREKLIEPVGEARGDYRIMADLAQRLGYGHLFPQEGEEVQRFVLEGSGFTLEQVREAGGWVRRETPMMEYRKWEKGVLRADGQPGFDTPTGRFEIASTLLEDFGYEPLPRYTEVREGPLGSPELLEAFPLVFNSGARPDTDFRSQHHGIPGLVKAQPEPVVELHSQDAGRHGIGDGDLVEVATPRGAVPFRARVGENIMPGTVECNMGGGTPVGPPAWQAWNVNELTDIDNYDPISGFPVYKALLCRIRRLEPGTPRPRPRRRVAGGRHRQTPPGRERVYLDNNATTAVAPAVREAMLPWLGVQWGNPSSLHRDGRMAHEAVESARRELAALIGARPRRLVFTGGGSEANNLAIKGIAFSAATGAHLITSRVEHPAVLKTCHFLERMGWRVSYLPVDNEGRVRPEVLRRAITGETALVSIMLANNEVGTIQPIAELAAMAREHGVPFHTDAVQAVGKSPVDVEALGVDLLSLSAHKFHGPKGVGALYVRKGLELEALVHGGGQEGGLRAGTENVAGIAGLGRAAVLAGEWLGQCGVMQERRDRLEAGLMRLVPGATRNGSAAMRLPNTLNLTLPGLRGESLVIALDQHGIACSSGSACKSGSPEPTHVLKAMGLSDEAAHCSLRLSLSHHTDDEAIGHTLDVMQRVLTERSTSVRFIGCK